The sequence TTGCTTATAATTATTTAAAAGAATCTATATTCTCTTTTCCCTATTACAACCAAAAAATGAATAAATTATTAAAATATCATAAATTTGATCCAATTCATATACAAACACTAACTTTTGGAATCGTTTCCATTTACTTAGTCAAGAAAAAATAAATAAAAAAAATTTGAAACCCTTTAATTATTAATTAAAATATTTTTTCATAATGATAAAGTATTTATCTGGATATTTTACATCTGCTTTTCTTAAAAAAAGAATTAAGAGTATAGAATTTTTTATACGTTATCCAATAGAAATACAAAATGGATTAATCAATCATATGGTTTCATATGCAAAAAATACAGAATTTGGAAAAAAATATGGATTTCGTGACATCAAAAAATATCATCAATTTTCTGAAAGAATTCCTATATGTAAATATTCTGATTTACAATCTTCTATTCGAAGGATTCGTAAAGGAGAAAAAAACATATTATGGCCAGGAGAAGTAAAATGGTTTGCCAGATCTTCTGGAACTACTAATACAAAAAGCAAATACATTCCTGTTACAAAATCGTCTATGAATACATGTCATTATAAAGCAGGAAAAGATATGTTATCCATATATATTCATAATCATCCCAAAACAAAAATTTTTTTTGGAAAAGCTGTTCGTTTGGGTGGAAGTTATGAATTACATAAAAAATATAACACATTTTATGGTGATTTATCTTCTATCTTAATCAAAAATATGCCTTTTTGGGTTGAAAATATTTGTGTTCCTAGAAAAAAAATAGCCTTAATGAGTGAATGGGAAAAAAAATTAGAAAACATAGTCAAAGAAACGGGAAATAAAGACGTTAGAATTTTATTAGGTGTTTGTTCTTGGCTGTTGATTTTTTTGAAAAAGTTATTAAAAGAATTTGACAAAAAAAAAATAAACGAAATATGGCCTGATATAGAAGTTATATTTCATGGAGGGGTCAATTTAAAACCTTATATTCATCAATATCAAAAATTATTTGATAAATCTATAAATTTTTATAATATATACAGTGCATCAGAAGGTTTTTTTGCGATACAAGATCAAAAAAATGTTGAAGATCTTTTATTATTATTAAATCATGGTATATTTTACGAATTTATTCCCACAGAAGAAATAAATAATGAAAATCCTAAAATATTTTCTATTGATAAAGTAGAATTAAACAAAAATTATGCGCTTGTTATTTCTACTAATGCAGGATTATGGAGATATATAGTTGGAGATACTGTTAGGTTTACTAGTTTATCTCCTTATAGAATTTCCATTTCAGGAAGAACAACTCATTATATAAATTCTTTTGGGGAAGAATTAATTGTTGAAAATGCAGAAAAAGCATTACATAATGCTTGTATAAAAACAAATTCCGTTATTCATGAATATACGGCAGGGCCCGTCTATATGAATCAAAAACATTCTGGAGCTCATGAATGGATTATAGAATTTGAAAAACAACCGATAAACTTATGTAAATTTAGAAATATTTTGGATGATGAATTAAAATCTCTGAATTCAGATTACGAGATTAAACGATACAAAAATATCGTTCTAGGCCCTCCTATTATATCTATAGCCAGAAATGGTTTATTCTATGATTGGCTAAAAAAACATAAAAAATTAGGGGGACAAAACAAAGTCCCTCGTTTATCCAATGATAGAAGATATATTGATTCCATTCTTAAAATGGAAAAAAAAAGAGAATAGTTTCAAAAAAATATTTTTAACTTTATAGTTTTATTATGACAGTAGAAAAAAAAAAAGAAATATTTCAAAATTATGGAACATCTGTTTACGATACAGGTTCTTCCAATGCTCAGGTTGCTTTATTTACTTATCGTATCAATCATTTAAACAATCATCTCAAAAATAATAAAAAGGATTTTAACACAGAAAGAGCTTTAGTAAAAATGGTGGGAAAAAGAAAAAAATTGTTGAAATATATAGAAAAACGTGATCTCAATAATTACAAAAATATCATTAAACATTTAGGGTTAAGAAAATAAATAAACTATTTCTATCTATAGTTCTAGATCTAGAAAAGATAAAAATATGCCAGATATAGTAAAAGAAACCATATCTATGAAAGACGGGCGTACTATCATTATAGAAACAGGAAGATTGGCAAAACAAGCAGATGGAGCCGTTATAGTACGTGAAAAAAATACGATGCTTTTGGCAACTGTAGTCGTTTCCAAAGAAACAAAAAATGAGTCCCCTTTTTTACCTTTAACAGTAGATTATAGAGAAAAATATTCTGCTGGAGGAAAAATTCCTGGAGGGTTTATAAAAAGAGAAGGAAGACCTTCTGATGAAGAAATTTTAACAATGAGATTAGTTGATCGTGTTTTAAGACCAACATTTCCAGATTCTTTTAAAAAAGAAATACAAGTTATGATTTCGTTACTTTCATATGATAAAACGGTATTGCCAGATGGGTTAGCTGGATTAGCGGCTTCAACAGCTTTATCAGTAGCAGGAATTCCTTTTAATGGTCCTATATCAGAAATACGTATTATCCGTTTAAATGGAAAATTCATTATTAATCCTAGTTTAGATCAGTTAAAAAAATCGGATATAGATTTAATAGTCGGAGCTTCAAATCATTCTATTATTATGATAGAAGGAGAAATGAAGGAAATCAAAGAAAATGAATTTTTGGAAACTGTGATTACAGCTCATAAAGCTATAAAAACACAAATAGAAGCTCAAATCCGTTTAATCGATAAATTGTCAAATAAACAACGGATTTTTTTCTTTGATGATCAAGGATCTATAAATTCGTATCAAGAAAATAAAATATTAAAAAAAGAACTTTTTTTATTTTCATATGAAAAAATTGAAAAAATTTATCAAAACTTTATAAATAAAAAAACTAGATCTATTCAAGAAAAAATTGTACTAAACGAGTTTAAAAAAAATTTTTTAACAGAAGAAAAAATAGAGAAAAAAGAAGCGATTATTGATCAGTTCTTTGAAGAAATTAAAAAAAAAATAACTAGAAATTTAGTTCTAAAAAAAGGAGTCCGATTGGATGGTAGAACGAATAAACAAATCCGTTCAATATCTAGTTTTGTAAATTATTTACCTGGAGTACACGGTTCTGCTTTATTTTCAAGAGGAGAAACTCAATCTTTAACTACAGTTACATTAGGTTCATCCTTAGATGCTAACAAAATTGATAATGTTATTATGGAAAATCAAGAAAAATTCTATTTACATTACAATTTTCCCCCTTTTTCTACAGGAGAAATACGTTCTATAAGAGGAGTTTCTCGACGTGAAGTAGGTCATGGAAATTTAGCTCAACGTGCATTAAAAAATATTATACCCAATAATCCATATACAATTCGTGTTGTTTCGGATATCCTGGAATCAAATGGTTCGTCTTCTATGGCTACAGTTTGTGCTGCTAGTTTAGCATTAATGGATGCAGGAATTCCTATAGAAAATCCTGTTTCCGGAATTGCTATGGGATTATTTATGGAAAATGAAAAAAAAGTTATTATATCAGATATAATAGGAGAAGAAGATCATTTTGGAGATTTAGATTTCAAAATAACAGGAACTAAATGTGGAATGACAGCTTGTCAAATGGATGTAAAAACCATGATAGGAGTCACATACGATCTTTTGAATCAAATTTTAATACAAGCTCTAGAAGGGCGTATTTTTATTTTAAAAAAAATGTTGGAAACTTTGCCTAGATATAGGAAAAAAATGAAACCTCATGCTCCCAAAATATATACTCTTAATATTCCAAAAGATTTTATAGGTTCAGTTATAGGTCCAGGTGGAAAAGTTATTCAAGAAATCCAATCATGTACCAATACAAATATTTTAATTGAAGAAAAAGGAAATTTGGGATACATTGAAATTTTAGGAAAAGATGATGAAAAAATAAAAAAAGCAATCAATAGGATTCAACAAATTGCTTTTGTTCCTGAATTAGGAAAAGTTTATCAAGCAAAAGTTAAATCTATAAAAGATTTTGGGGCTTTTGTTGAAATATCTAAAGGAGTTGAAGGGTTGCTGCATATTTCGGAAATCGGATGGAAAAGATTGAATAAGATAGAAGAAGAGTTTCATGTGGGAGATATTATTGACGTTAAATTTATGGGAATAGATGAAAAAAATAAAAAAATGAAACTCTCTAGAAAAGTCCTTTTACCCCGTCCTGGAAAAAAAAATGAATAAAAAGAAAAAAAATATGAGACAACTTAAAATTACTAAACAAGTCACAAATCGTGAATCTGAATCGTTGGATAA comes from Blattabacterium cuenoti BPAA and encodes:
- the rpsO gene encoding 30S ribosomal protein S15, translated to MTVEKKKEIFQNYGTSVYDTGSSNAQVALFTYRINHLNNHLKNNKKDFNTERALVKMVGKRKKLLKYIEKRDLNNYKNIIKHLGLRK
- a CDS encoding polyribonucleotide nucleotidyltransferase; this translates as MPDIVKETISMKDGRTIIIETGRLAKQADGAVIVREKNTMLLATVVVSKETKNESPFLPLTVDYREKYSAGGKIPGGFIKREGRPSDEEILTMRLVDRVLRPTFPDSFKKEIQVMISLLSYDKTVLPDGLAGLAASTALSVAGIPFNGPISEIRIIRLNGKFIINPSLDQLKKSDIDLIVGASNHSIIMIEGEMKEIKENEFLETVITAHKAIKTQIEAQIRLIDKLSNKQRIFFFDDQGSINSYQENKILKKELFLFSYEKIEKIYQNFINKKTRSIQEKIVLNEFKKNFLTEEKIEKKEAIIDQFFEEIKKKITRNLVLKKGVRLDGRTNKQIRSISSFVNYLPGVHGSALFSRGETQSLTTVTLGSSLDANKIDNVIMENQEKFYLHYNFPPFSTGEIRSIRGVSRREVGHGNLAQRALKNIIPNNPYTIRVVSDILESNGSSSMATVCAASLALMDAGIPIENPVSGIAMGLFMENEKKVIISDIIGEEDHFGDLDFKITGTKCGMTACQMDVKTMIGVTYDLLNQILIQALEGRIFILKKMLETLPRYRKKMKPHAPKIYTLNIPKDFIGSVIGPGGKVIQEIQSCTNTNILIEEKGNLGYIEILGKDDEKIKKAINRIQQIAFVPELGKVYQAKVKSIKDFGAFVEISKGVEGLLHISEIGWKRLNKIEEEFHVGDIIDVKFMGIDEKNKKMKLSRKVLLPRPGKKNE
- a CDS encoding GH3 auxin-responsive promoter family protein, whose product is MIKYLSGYFTSAFLKKRIKSIEFFIRYPIEIQNGLINHMVSYAKNTEFGKKYGFRDIKKYHQFSERIPICKYSDLQSSIRRIRKGEKNILWPGEVKWFARSSGTTNTKSKYIPVTKSSMNTCHYKAGKDMLSIYIHNHPKTKIFFGKAVRLGGSYELHKKYNTFYGDLSSILIKNMPFWVENICVPRKKIALMSEWEKKLENIVKETGNKDVRILLGVCSWLLIFLKKLLKEFDKKKINEIWPDIEVIFHGGVNLKPYIHQYQKLFDKSINFYNIYSASEGFFAIQDQKNVEDLLLLLNHGIFYEFIPTEEINNENPKIFSIDKVELNKNYALVISTNAGLWRYIVGDTVRFTSLSPYRISISGRTTHYINSFGEELIVENAEKALHNACIKTNSVIHEYTAGPVYMNQKHSGAHEWIIEFEKQPINLCKFRNILDDELKSLNSDYEIKRYKNIVLGPPIISIARNGLFYDWLKKHKKLGGQNKVPRLSNDRRYIDSILKMEKKRE